The following proteins come from a genomic window of Pleuronectes platessa chromosome 2, fPlePla1.1, whole genome shotgun sequence:
- the avil gene encoding advillin, translating into MEYTFRAVTQSSGIIIWRVEKLELVQVPEKSNGSFYDGDCYVLLSTQKVGSSLSYDIHYWIGSTSSQDEQAAAAVYTIQLDEFLGCTPVQHREVQNHESDAFRGYFKQGIIYKKGGVASGMRHTETNSYDVKRLLHVKGKKRVIAREVEMSWKSFNLGDVFLLDIGKNIVQWNGPKCNKQEKLKGMLLAKDIRDRERGGRAEIRVIEGDAESNSPQNMEVLNNVLGERTSGLKDGPSDEVADQEQKAKLTLYHVSDADGQMKVTEVATRPLVQDLLNHDDCYLLDQGGTKIFVWKGKKANKAERQAAMARALEFIKFKKYPNTTNVETVNDGAESALFKQLFQGWTVKDQTQGLGKVHTKGKVANITQEKFDASLMHVMPEIAAQARMVDDGTGQVEVWRIENLELVPVDPKSYGYFYGGDCYLILYTYLVNNKQCYLLYIWQGRHATQDEIAASAFQAVDLDQKYGGVPVQVRLTMGKEPRHFMAMFKGKMVIFEGGTSRKGTSDPEPPVRLFQVHGSDPSNTKTIEVPALASSLNSNDVFLLKSQSGMFLWCGKGSSGDERAMAKEVNTVIGQNSSEEIVAEGQEPVEFWEILGGKSPYANDKRLQHTVLDHQPRLFECFNKTGRFIVSEVTQFTQDDLNEDDVMLLDTWDQVFLWIGKDANAVERKEAVVTSQEYLHTHPGNRDPDTPIVSVKQGFEPPTFTGWFTAWDPSKWSGGKSYEELKKELGDDVSPVHVTSEQNCVESEKNFESFPVDSLLNKLPNELPEGVDPTKKEKHLSDSDFDSVFGISKDDFAQLPQWKQLKMKKEKGMF; encoded by the exons ATGGAGTACACATTCAGAGCAGTAACTCAGAGCTCGGGGATTATTATCTGGAGAGTTGAG AAATTGGAGCTGGTTCAAGTCCCAGAGAAATCCAATGGGAGCTTTTATGATGGTGACTGCTACGTGCTTTTGTCT ACCCAGAAGGTGGGCAGCTCTCTGTCTTATGATATCCACTACTGGATTGGCTCAACGTCCTCTCAGGATGAACAGGCAGCAGCCGCTGTTTACACCATACAGCTCGATGAATTCTTGGGCTGCACTCCGGTCCAGCATCGCGAGGTCCAGAACCACGAGTCTGATGCCTTCAGGGGATACTTCAAACAAGGAATAAT CTATAAGAAAGGTGGCGTTGCATCAGGTATGAGGCACACTGAAACCAACTCCTATGATGTGAAGAGGCTGCTTCATgtcaaagggaagaagagagtgaTTGCCAGGGAG GTGGAGATGAGCTGGAAGAGCTTCAACCTTGGGGATGTCTTTTTGTTGGACATTGGAAAAAACATTGTTCAGTGGAATGGCCCAAAGTGTAACAAACAGGAAAAGCTTAAA GGGATGTTGTTAGCCAAAGACATccgggacagagagagaggaggtcggGCGGAGATCAGAGTGATCGAGGGCGATGCAGAAAGCAACTCCCCTCAGAACATGGAGGTCCTGAATAATGTTCTGGGAGAAAGAACATCCGGGCTGAAAGACGGACCATCTGATGAAGTTGCAGACCAGGAGCAGAAGGCCAAACTCACTCTTTACCA tgtgtcagATGCTGATGGCCAGATGAAGGTCACAGAAGTTGCCACCAGACCATTGGTTCAGGATCTTCTCAACCATGAT GACTGCTACCTCTTGGACCAGGGAGGGACCAAGATCTTTGTATGGAAGGGGAAGAAAGCAAACAAAGCTGAAAGACAGGCTGCGATGGCCAGAGCTTTG GAGTTCATCAAGTTCAAAAAGTACCCCAACACGACAAATGTGGAGACAGTGAATGACGGAGCAGAGTCGGCTCTCTTCAAGCAGCTGTTCCAGGGGTGGACAGTCAAAGACCAGACTCAGGGTCTGGGCAAAGTACACACGAAAGGGAAAGTGG CCAACATCACACAGGAGAAATTTGATGCTTCTCTGATGCACGTGATGCCGGAAATTGCAGCACAGGCACGAATGGTGGATGATGGCACGGGTCAAGTTGAG GTTTGGAGGATTGAGAATCTGGAGCTCGTCCCTGTGGATCCTAAAAGTTACGGATACTTCTATGGAGGAGACTGCTACCTGATCCTCTACACCTACCTGGTTAACAACAAGCAGTGTTACCTGCTCTACATCTGGCAA GGGCGTCATGCAACACAGGATGAAATAGCAGCCTCAGCATTTCAGGCTGTGGATTTGGATCAGAAATATGGTGGCGTGCCCGTCCAAGTGAGATTAACCATGGGCAAAGAACCAAGACACTTTATGGCAATGTTCAAGGGTAAAATGGTCATCTTTGAG GGAGGCACATCTAGAAAAGGAACCTCTGACCCAGAGCCTCCAGTCAGACTGTTCCAGGTCCACGGCTCTGACCCATCCAACACTAAAACCATTGAGGTTCCAGCCCTGGCATCCTCTCTCAACTCCAATGATGTGTTTCTACTGAAGAGCCAATCAGGAATGTTTCTGTGGTGTGGGAAG GGCTCTAGTGGAGATGAGAGGGCCATGGCGAAGGAGGTCAACACTGTGATTGGACAGAACAGCTCAGAGGAGATTGTCGCAGAGGGCCAGGAGCCCGTTGAATTCTGGGAAATCCTTGGAGGCAAATCTCCATATGCTAATGACAAgag GCTCCAGCACACGGTTCTAGACCATCAGCCACGCCTGTTTGAATGCTTCAATAAAACAGGCCGTTTCATCGTCTCTGAGGTGACTCAGTTCACACAGGATGACCTCAATGAGGATGATGTCATGTTACTGGACACATGGGACCAG GTGTTTCTCTGGATCGGTAAAGATGCAAACGCGGTTGAGCGCAAAGAAGCCGTGGTCACAAGCCAAGAGTACCTGCACACCCACCCAGGCAACAGAGATCCAGACACCCCCATCGTCTCGGTCAAGCAAGGGTTCGAGCCGCCCACCTTCACTGGGTGGTTCACAGCCTGGGATCCCTCCAAATGGAGC GGAGGAAAAAGCTACGAGGAGTTGAAGAAAGAGTTGGGAGATGACGTGTCGCCCGTTCATGTAACAAGT GAGCAGAACTGTGTTGAAAGTGAGAAAAACTTTGAGTCCTTTCCAGTGGACTCTCTGCTCAACAAGCTCCCTAACGAACTGCCTGAAGGTGTGGACCCAACCAagaaagag AAACACCTCTCGGACTCGGACTTCGACAGCGTGTTTGGGATCAGCAAAGACGACTTTGCACAGCTGCCGCAGTGGAAACAGCTcaagatgaagaaagaaaaaggaatgttttga
- the si:ch1073-456m8.1 gene encoding leucine-rich repeat flightless-interacting protein 2 yields MLSATLDTSGSPKKRTFSRGLSEDESLRSIITETETSSRRVTRSDSRAGTLKRGTDSQTEQDLFMGLPEMLDLQASYDEVVQELRGLEFEREALLFQVDILQDTLEGVEELLAETQREAGQASSELEQERAAKRKLESMVSSLKQEVERLKEEQMKAPAQEKTYGTEDEATRHGSQMKNHEAIEQTQDSCREEVDFSPCEPHSTGEASEEVEQGDGAEEEGSFLTKIRKMVHKPLAHIPSLALDNPLSEDGVLWRPYENGNDNGQDPSTDTNDSDNLSAYEDASAETPEQDRIFQGDGDCVDLPDDSENKEKSPTNNGQVSNGETQAPNDPESCIVS; encoded by the exons ATGCTCTCGGCCACGCTGGACACCAGTGGCTCTCCGAAGAAGCGGACCTTTTCTCGGGGCCTGAGCGAGGACGAGTCGCTCCGCAGCATTATCACGGAG ACCGAGACTTCTTCCAGGCGTGTGACACGAAGTGACAGCCGTGCAGGCACCCTGAAGAGGGGGACTGACAGCCAG ACTGAGCAGGATCTCTTCATGGGACTCCCAGAAATG CTGGATCTGCAGGCCAGCTATGACGAGGTGGTGCAGGAGCTGCGTGGGCTGGAGTTCGAGCGAGAGGCTCTGTTGTTCCAGGTGGACATTCTGCAGGACACGCTGGAGGGTGTGGAAGAGCTGCTGGCTGAGACCCAGAGGGAAGCTGGGCAGGCTAGTTCT GAGTTGGAACAAGAGAGGGCGGccaagaggaagctggagagcATGGTCAGCTCTCTGAAGCAAGAGGTGGAGAGGTTAAAAGAG GAACAAATGAAAGCCCCTGCTCAAGAGAAAACATATGGAACTGAAGATGAGGCAACGAGACACGGAAGCCAAATGAAAAACCATGAGGCCATCGAGCAGACTCAAGACTCATGCAGAGAGGAAGTTGACTTTTCCCCGTGTGAACCTCACAGCACCGGTGAAGCGtctgaggaggtggagcagggcgatggagcagaggaggaaggaagctTCCTGACCAAGATACGGAAGATGGTCCACAAGCCTCTTGCCCACATACCCTCTCTTGCTTTGGACAACCCGCTCTCTGAAGACGGTGTCCTCTGGAGGCCTTACGAAAATGGCAACGACAATGGCCAAGATCCGTCAACGGACACAAACGATTCAGACAACTTAAGTGCCTATGAGGATGCGTCCGCCGAGACCCCAGAGCAGGACAGGATCTTTCAAGGCGATGGCGACTGTGTGGACCTGCCTGATGATTCagagaataaagagaaaagTCCAACCAACAACGGTCAAGTCAGCAATGGTGAGACTCAAGCCCCCAACGACCCTGAAAGCTGCATTGTGTCTTAA